A genome region from Brassica oleracea var. oleracea cultivar TO1000 chromosome C2, BOL, whole genome shotgun sequence includes the following:
- the LOC106325808 gene encoding peroxidase 65-like yields MRLSCSLTPFILLFFLFLVAPAVSSGVAILRTDYYQKTCPDFNKIVRDAVIAKQGQQPTTAAGTLRLFFHDCFLEGCDASVLIVTNSFNKAERDDDLNDSLPGDAFDIVNRIKTALELSCPGVVSCADILAQATRDLVTMVGGPYFDVKLGRKDGLESKAHKVRGNVPMPNQTVHDIHGMFKKNGFSLREMVALSGAHTIGFSHCKEFSDRLYGSKADPEINPRFATALKELCKNHTVDDTIAAFNDVMTPGKFDNMYFKNLKRGLGLLASDHLLIKNNSTKPFVELYATDEKAFFEDFARAMEKMGTVGVKGDGEGEVRRRCDHFNNLNV; encoded by the coding sequence ATGCGTCTCTCTTGTAGTCTTACACCCTTCATTCTCCTCTTTTTTCTCTTCCTTGTCGCACCAGCCGTATCTTCTGGTGTAGCTATCTTGAGAACAGATTATTACCAAAAGACATGCCCCGATTTCAACAAAATCGTGCGTGATGCCGTTATAGCCAAGCAAGGTCAACAACCGACAACTGCGGCCGGGACACTTCGTCTCTTCTTTCACGATTGTTTCCTCGAAGGCTGTGATGCGTCTGTTTTGATAGTGACCAACTCGTTTAACAAAGCGGAACGTGACGATGATCTCAACGACTCCCTCCCAGGAGATGCTTTTGACATTGTTAATCGCATCAAAACAGCTCTAGAGCTGTCTTGTCCCGGTGTGGTATCATGCGCTGATATTTTAGCGCAGGCTACGCGTGACCTTGTCACGATGGTAGGAGGACCTTACTTCGACGTAAAGCTTGGTCGTAAAGACGGACTCGAATCCAAAGCCCATAAAGTACGAGGAAACGTCCCGATGCCTAACCAGACGGTCCATGACATCCACGGGATGTTCAAGAAAAATGGGTTTAGTCTACGTGAGATGGTAGCATTAAGTGGAGCTCACACAATCGGATTTTCTCACTGCAAAGAATTTAGTGACCGCCTCTACGGATCAAAAGCCGATCCAGAAATCAACCCGCGATTTGCAACCGCTCTTAAAGAACTATGCAAAAACCACACCGTCGACGACACAATCGCGGCGTTTAATGACGTGATGACTCCGGGAAAATTCGACAACATGTACTTTAAGAACCTTAAAAGAGGACTTGGGCTATTAGCTTCTGACCACCTCCTTATTAAAAACAATAGCACGAAACCGTTCGTTGAGCTTTACGCAACTGACGAGAAAGCATTCTTTGAAGATTTCGCTCGTGCGATGGAGAAAATGGGCACGGTTGGCGTTAAGGGAGATGGAGAAGGAGAAGTGAGGCGTAGGTGCGACCACTTCAACAATCTCAACGTATAA
- the LOC106327103 gene encoding regulator of nonsense transcripts 1 homolog codes for MDSQPSDLFDTASQPDTAVDAYTFLEFNSQGDSEFDFPEFRSPNAWPTPSDSISVVEPSDRGGGGVPAADHHSEASSPSSLSAKAGRGGGGSSSQADALAAGIGNLNFEETGDDDGFDYGKNDFTEHACKYCGISNPACVVRCNVASCRKWFCNSRGNTSGSHIVNHLVRAKHKEVCLHRDSPLGETILECYNCGCRNVFLLGFISATTDSVVVLLCRDPCLNVNALKDMNWDLSQWCPLIDDRCFLPWLVKVPYEQEQLRARQISAQQINKIEELWKTNPDATLEDLEKPGVDDEPQPVQPKYEDAYQYQNVFAPLIKLEADYDKMMKESQSKENLTVRWDIGLNKKRVAYFVFPKEENELRLVPGDELRLRYSGDAAHPAWQSVGHVVKLTAQEEVALELRANQGVPIDVNHGFCVDFVWKSTSFDRMQGAMKNFAVDETSVSGYIYHQLLGHEVEAQLVRNPLPRRFGVPGLPELNASQINAVKSVLQKPISLIQGPPGTGKTVTSAAIVYHMAKQGQGQVLVCAPSNVAVDQLAEKISATGLKVVRLCAKSREAVSSPVEHLTLHYQVRHLDTSEKSELHKLQQLKDEQGELSSSDEKKYKNLKRATEREITQSADVICSTCVGAADLRLSNFRFRQVLIDESTQSTEPECLIPLVLGVKQVVLVGDHCQLGPVIMCKKAARAGLAQSLFERLVLLGIKPIRLQVQYRMHPALSEFPSNSFYEGTLQNGVTVNERLTTGIDFPWPVPNRPMFFYVQLGQEEISASGTSYLNRTEAANVEKLVTAFLKSGVVPSQIGVITPYEGQRAYIVNYMARNGSLRQQLYKEIEVASVDSFQGREKDYIILSCVRSNEHQGIGFLNDPRRLNVALTRARYGIVILGNPKVLSKQPLWNGLLTHYKEHECLVEGPLNNLKQSMIQFQKPRKMYNDRRPFYGGGAGMIGNDNPNADRRGSRGRAGGSYMPSGPPSGSRLHPAGYPIPRVPFSPFPGGPPSQPYAIPTRGPVGTGRGSSVGGHLPHQQATQHNVGTIGPNVNFPLDSPNSQPSPGGPLSQPGYGSQAFRDGFMGGISQDFLGDDFKSQGSHVPYNMGDYSTQGGYAVDYATQGAHGAFPGNFMNQNSQGGYSRFSGSNDFMSQEYMPHGAQGLFTQAGFIDSSQDDGQQNPFGVNNPNLQSQGLPNSLYSQPFSHYTQPLNLSGPQQSQPPNQGSQNPKPPHNG; via the exons ATGGATTCGCAACCGAGCGATCTCTTTGATACGGCATCTCAGCCCGATACGGCGGTGGACGCGTACACCTTCCTTGAATTCAATTCCCAAGGCGACTCGGAGTTCGATTTCCCAGAGTTCCGATCACCGAACGCATGGCCTACACCGTCTGATTCCATCTCCGTCGTGGAGCCTTCCGATCGCGGCGGCGGAGGAGTACCTGCCGCGGATCACCATTCCGAGGCCTCCTCGCCTTCTTCCCTGTCTGCCAAGGCCGGACGTGGTGGTGGTGGTAGCAGCAGTCAGGCGGATGCGTTGGCTGCGGGGATTGGAAATTTGAACTTCGAGGAGACTGGTGATGATGACGGTTTCGATTACGGAAAGAATGATTTCACGGAGCACGCGTGTAAGTATTGTGGTATCTCGAACCCGGCTTGCGTTGTTAGGTGTAATGTGGCCTCCTGTAGAAAGTGGTTCTGCAATTCAAGGGGAAACACCTCCGGCTCCCACATCGTCAATCATCTG GTTCGAGCCAAACACAAGGAGGTTTGTCTCCATAGAGACAGTCCGTTGGGTGAAACAATTCTCGAATGCTACAACTGTGGATGTCGGAATGTCTTTCTTCTCGGTTTCATCTCAGCAACTACAGACAGTGTTGTCGTCCTTCTCTGTAGAGATCCTTGTTTGAATGTGAATGCTCTCAAGGATATGAACTGGGACCTAAGCCAGTGGTGTCCCTTGATTGACGATAGGTGTTTCCTCCCCTGGCTTGTTAAG GTTCCGTATGAGCAAGAGCAGCTGAGGGCACGACAAATTAGTGCACAGCAAATAAACAAAATAGAGGAATTATGGAAGACAAATCCGGATGCTACCCTTGAAGACCTTGAAAAACCTGGCGTAGACGATGAACCTCAGCCTGTTCAACCTAAGTATGAAGATGCTTATCAG TATCAAAACGTGTTTGCTCCTCTTATTAAACTCGAAGCAGATTATGACAAG ATGATGAAAGAATCTCAGAGCAAGGAAAACCTCACAGTTCGGTGGGATATTGGTCTGAACAAGAAGCGTGTTGCCTACTTCGTCTTCCCAAAG GAGGAAAATGAATTGCGATTGGTGCCGGGTGATGAACTACGTCTACGCTACTCAGGAGATGCTGCTCATCCAGCTTGGCAATCAGTTGGACATGTG GTCAAGCTAACTGCCCAAGAGGAGGTTGCTCTTGAACTCCGAGCTAATCAG GGAGTTCCAATCGACGTGAACCATGGATTCTGTGTTGATTTTGTGTGGAAAAGTACAAGTTTTGATCGGATGCAGGGAGCAATGAAAAATTTTGCTGTAGATGAAACGAGTGTGAGTGG TTATATTTACCATCAGCTATTGGGACATGAAGTTGAGGCGCAGTTGGTCCGGAACCCACTTCCTCGACGTTTTGGGGTACCAGGTCTTCCAGAACTGAATGCATCTCAG ATTAATGCGGTGAAGAGTGTCCTTCAGAAGCCCATCAGTTTGATCCAAGGTCCACCTGGCACAGGCAAAACTGTGACTTCTGCTGCAATTGTGTATCACATGGCAAAACAGGGCCAGGGACAG GTTCTCGTTTGTGCCCCAAGTAATGTTGCGGTCGACCAGCTAGCAGAAAAAATTAGTGCTACTGGTTTAAAG GTTGTTCGACTTTGTGCAAAGTCAAGGGAAGCTGTAAGTTCGCCTGTTGAGCATTTGACCCTTCACTACCAG GTACGACATCTTGACACTTCTGAGAAGAGCGAGCTGCATAAGCTACAGCAATTGAAAGATGAACAAG GTGAGCTGTCAAGCAGTGATGAAAAGAAATACAAAAATTTGAAAAGAGCAACAGAACGCGAGATAACCCAGAGTGCTGATGTCATTTGCTCTACTTGTGTTGGTGCTGCGGATCTTCGGCTGTCAAATTTTAGATTTAGACAG GTCCTTATTGATGAGTCTACTCAGTCTACAGAACCTGAGTGTCTTATTCCTTTGGTCCTCGGGGTAAAACAG GTTGTTCTTGTTGGTGATCATTGTCAGCTTGGCCCCGTAATTATGTGCAAGAAAGCAGCTCGTGCTGGCTTGGCACAGTCTCTCTTTGAACGCCTTGTGCTTCTTGGCATTAAACCAATTAGATTGCAG GTTCAATATCGTATGCATCCAGCGTTGTCCGAGTTTCCATCCAATAGCTTCTATGAAGGAACACTACAGAATGGAGTCACGGTTAATGAAAGGCTAACAACAGGGATTGATTTCCCCTGGCCCGTACCTAATCGGCCCATGTTTTTCTATGTTCAG CTGGGGCAAGAGGAGATCAGTGCTAGTGGAACATCATACCTAAATAGAACCGAGGCTGCTAATGTGGAGAAACTTGTGACCGCTTTCTTAAAGAGTGGAGTTGTCCCCAGTCAG ATTGGAGTGATAACTCCGTACGAGGGACAGAGGGCATATATTGTTAATTACATGGCAAGAAATGGTTCTCTCCGACAGCAACTTTACAAGGAAATTGAG GTTGCCAGTGTTGATTCTTTTCAAGGAAGAGAAAAAGATTACATCATATTGTCCTGTGTCAGAAGTAACGAGCATCAG GGCATTGGATTCCTTAATGATCCACGGAGGCTCAATGTTGCACTCACACGTGCTCGTTATGGAATTGTTATTCTTGGAAACCCGAAGGTTCTTAGTAAACAGCCTCTGTGGAATGGCTTGCTGACACATTACAAG GAACATGAGTGTTTAGTTGAGGGACCTCTTAATAATTTAAAGCAGAGCATGATACAATTTCAAAAACCAAGAAAG ATGTATAATGATCGCAGACCATTTTATGGTGGTGGGGCTGGCATGATTGGAAATGATAATCCTAATGCTGACAGAAGAGGCAGCCGTGGAAGGG CTGGTGGTTCTTATATGCCTTCTGGCCCACCTAGTGGTTCGAGATTACACCCAGCTGGCTACCCAATACCCAGGGTGCCATTTTCACCGTTTCCTGGTGGTCCTCCTTCTCAGCCATATGCTATTCCAACTCGTGGACCTGTTGGTACTGGTCGTGGAAGTTCAGTTGGGGGCCACCTTCCCCACCAACAAGCCACCCAGCATAATGTTGGAACTATTGGCCCTAATGTGAACTTCCCCCTTGATAGTCCAAATAGCCAGCCTTCACCTGGTGGTCCGCTATCCCAACCTGGATAT GGAAGCCAAGCATTCAGGGATGGTTTTATGGGCGGCATTTCTCAG GATTTCTTAGGTGATGATTTCAAGAGCCAGGGATCTCATGTTCCTTACAACATGGGCGACTATTCTACACAG GGAGGATATGCGGTTGATTATGCCACACAAGGAGCCCATGGAGCTTTTCCTGGAAACTTTATGAACCAGAATTCTCAAGGGGGTTATTCTCGTTTCAGTGGGAGTAATGATTTCATGTCCCAG GAGTATATGCCGCATGGAGCACAAGGTCTTTTCACCCAAGCTGGCTTTATCGACTCATCTCAGGATGATGGACAACAGAATCCTTTTGGTGTGAACAATCCTAATCTTCAGTCTCAG GGTCTCCCGAATTCACTCTACTCGCAGCCTTTCTCACACTACACCCAGCCACTAAACCTTTCAGGCCCACAGCAATCTCAACCTCCTAACCAAGGCTCACAAAACCCAAAACCTCCTCACAACGGCTAA
- the LOC106321130 gene encoding ATP synthase subunit delta', mitochondrial-like, with the protein MFRQASRLVSRSITAKSATNRAFSTEVPSTIDSSFVEAWKKVAPNMDPPQTPSSFMKPRPSTASSIPTKLTVNFVLPYASELSGKEVDMVIIPATTGQMGVLPGHVPTIAELKPGIMSVHEGTDIKKYFVSSGFAFLHANSVADIIAVEAVPLENIDASQVQKGLAEFTQKLASATTDLEKAEAQIGVEVHSAMNAALSG; encoded by the exons ATGTTCAGACAAGCTTCTCGCCTCGTCTCCCGATCTATCACCGCCAAATCGGCGACAAACCGTGCGTTTTCAACGGAAGTCCCGTCGACGATCGATTCGAGTTTCGTGGAGGCATGGAAGAAAGTCGCACCGAACATGGACCCGCCGCAGACTCCTTCTTCCTTCATGAAGCCTCGTCCATCGACTGCTTCCTCGATTCCGACGAAGCTCACCGTCAATTTCGTCCTCCCTTACGCATCTGAGCTTTCCGGGAAAGAG GTCGACATGGTCATCATTCCCGCGACAACAGGACAAATGGGTGTTTTGCCTGGACACGTTCCAACAATCGCTGAGCTCAAACCCGGTATCATGTCCGTCCACGAAGGTACTGACATCAAGAAATACTTTGTGAGCAGTGGATTCGCATTTCTCCACGCAAATTCCGTTGCTGACATTATCGCAGTTGAGGCCGTGCCGCTTGAGAACATCGACGCAAGCCAAGTCCAAAAGGGTTTAGCTGAGTTTACACAGAAACTTGCTTCTGCCACAACAGATCTTGAGAAAGCAGAAGCACAGATTGGTGTCGAAGTTCACAGTGCTATGAACGCAGCTCTCTCGGGCTGA